One segment of Syngnathus scovelli strain Florida chromosome 6, RoL_Ssco_1.2, whole genome shotgun sequence DNA contains the following:
- the polr3b gene encoding DNA-directed RNA polymerase III subunit RPC2, translating into MEMLGGEFCSMSQQELAAPVNTIEEKWKLLPAFLKVKGLVKQHIDSFNYFINVEIKKIMSANEKITSDADPMWYIKYLNIYIGMPDVEESFNVTRPVSPHECRLRDMTYSAPITVDIEYTRGSQRIIRNALPIGRMPIMLRSSNCVLTGKSPLEFSKLNECPLDPGGYFIVKGQEKVILIQEQLSKNRIIVEQDRKGAVGASVTSSTHEKKSRTNMIVKQGRFYLKHNTLTEDAPIAIIFKGMGVESDQEIVQMIGTEEHVMASFAPSLEECQKAQIFTQTQALKYLGNKVRRQRMWGGPKKTKMEEARELLASLILTHVPVKEFNFRAKCIYLAVMVRRVILAQGDNKVDDRDYYGNKRLELAGQLLSLLFEDLFKKFNSELKKIADQIIPKQRAAQFDVVKHMRQDQITNGMINAISTGNWSLKRFKMDRQGVTQVLSRLSYISALGMMTRISSQFEKTRKVSGPRSLQPSQWGMLCPSDTPEGEACGLVKNLALMTHITTDMEDGPIIKLAFNLGVEDVNLLCGEELSYPSVFLVFLNGNILGVIRDHPKLVSTFRLMRRAGFINEFVSISTNMADRCVYISSDGGRLCRPYIIVKKGQPMVKNKHIEDLSQGYRSFEDFLHEGLVEYLDVNEENDCQIALYEHMIDKKTTHLEIEPFTLLGVCAGLIPYPHHNQSPRNTYQCAMGKQAMGTIGYNQRNRIDTLMYLLAYPQRPMVKTKTIELIDFEKLPAGQNATVAVMSYSGYDIEDALVLNKASLDRGFGRCLVYRNAKCTLRRYTNQTFDKVLGPMLDAATKKPIWRHNILDADGICSPGERVENKQVLVNKSMPTLTQTPLEGSTQPGQPQYREVPISYKGSTDSYIEKVMISSNAEDAFLIKILLRQTRRPEIGDKFSSRHGQKGVCGLIVPQEDMPFCDTGICPDIIMNPHGFPSRMTMGKLIELLAGKAGVLDGRFHYGTVFGGSKVKDVCEDLVRYGYNYQGKDYVTSGITGEPLEAYIYFGPVYYQKLKHMVLDKMHGRARGPRAVLTRQPTEGRSRDGGLRLGEMERDCLIGYGASMLLLERLMISSDAFDVDVCGQCGLLAYSSWCHYCKSSCHVSSLHIPYACKLLFQELQSMNIIPRLKLSRYE; encoded by the exons TGTCGTCTGAGAGACATGACCTACTCGGCACCCATCACTGTGGACATCGAGTACACGCGTGGCAGTCAGAGAATCATCCGTAATGCTCTTCCCATCGGAAG GATGCCCATCATGCTGCGAAGCTCCAACTGTGTCCTCACAGGGAAATCACCCTTGGAATTCTCCAAACTCAATGAATGTCCTCTTGATCCAG GTGGCTATTTCATCGTAAAAGGTCAAGAGAAAGTCATTCTGATCCAGGAGCAGCTTTCCAAGAACAGGATCATTGTGGAGCAGGACAGGAAAGGTGCGGTGGgagcctctgttaccag CTCCACCCATGAAAAGAAAAGTAGAACAAACATGATTGTAAAACAAGGACGATTCTACCTGAAGCACAACACGCTGACAGAAGATGCGCCCATCGCCATTATATTTAAG GGAATGGGTGTGGAGAGTGACCAGGAGATCGTACAGATGATCGGGACAGAGGAGCACGTCATGGCCAGCTTCGCCCCAAGCCTGGAGGAGTGTCAAAAAGCCCAAATTTTTACACAGACGCAG GCTTTGAAATACCTTGGGAATAAAGTTCGCCGGCAGCGCATGTGGGGAGGTCCGAAGAAAACCAAAATGGAGGAAGCCAGGGAACTGCTGGCGTCGCTAATTCTCACTCATGTGCCG GTCAAAGAGTTTAACTTCCGAGCCAAGTGTATTTACCTGGCCGTGATGGTACGCAGGGTGATCCTGGCTCAAGGGGATAACAAGGTGGACGACCGAGATTACTATGGCAACAAGCGTCTTGAGTTAGCGGGACAG cTTCTGTCCCTGCTCTTTGAAGATTTGTTCAAAAAGTTCAATTCGGAGCTGAAGAAAATCGCCGACCAGATCATCCCCAAACAGAGGGCGGCGCAGTTCGATGTGGTCAAGCATATGAGACAGGACCAGATCACCAATGGGATGATCAACGCCATTTCTACT GGCAACTGGTCACTGAAGAGATTCAAGATGGACCGTCAGGGTGTGACGCAAGTGTTGTCCCGCCTCTCCTACATTTCGGCTTTAGGCATGATGACCCGGATCTCCTCGCAATTCGAGAAGACTCGGAAAGTTAGCGGGCCTCGCTCCTTGCAGCCCTCGCAGTGGGGCATGCTGTGCCCGTCCGACACACCCGAAGGAGAG GCCTGCGGGCTGGTGAAGAACTTGGCCCTGATGACGCACATCACCACCGACATGGAGGACGGTCCCATCATCAAGCTGGCCTTCAACCTGGGCGTGGAGGATGTCAATTTGCTGTGTGGAGAGGAGCTCTCCTACCCCAGCGTCTTTCTCGTCTTCCTCAACG GAAACATCCTCGGCGTCATTCGAGATCATCCCAAACTCGTCAGCACCTTCCGACTGATGCGCAGGGCGGGATTCATCAACGAGTTTGTGTCCATCTCTACCAATATGGCCGACCGCTGCGTGTACATCTCATCGGATGGAGGACGTCTCTGCAG ACCGTACATTATCGTGAAAAAGGGTCAACCCATggtgaaaaacaaacacattgaaGATCTGTCGCAAGGCTACAG atccTTTGAGGACTTCCTGCACGAAGGTCTGGTGGAGTACCTGGATGTCAATGAAGAGAACGACTGTCAGATCGCTCTTTACGAGCACATGATAGACAA aAAAACCACCCACTTGGAGATCGAGCCCTTCACGCTTTTGGGCGTGTGTGCCGGCCTCATTCCCTACCCCCATCACAACCAGTCGCCCAGGAACACATACCAGTGCGCTATGGGCAAGCAGGCCATGG GCACGATCGGCTACAACCAGAGAAACCGCATCGACACGTTGATGTACCTCCTGGCGTACCCACAGAGGCCCATGGTGAAAACCAAAACCATCGAGCTGATCGACTTCGAGAAGCTGCCGGCCGGACAGAACGCTACCGTGGCCGTGATGAGCTACAGTGGCTACGACATTGAGGACGCGCTGGTTCTCAACAAAGCATCCCTGGACAGAG GCTTCGGTCGTTGTCTGGTGTACAGAAACGCAAAGTGCACGCTGCGGCGTTACACCAACCAAACTTTCGACAAGGTGTTGGGCCCAATGCTTGACGCCGCCACCAAAAAGCCCATCTGGAGGCACAACATTTTGGACGCTGATGGGATCTGCTCCCCTG GTGAGCGAGTGGAGAACAAGCAGGTGTTGGTAAACAAATCCATGCCGACCCTCACTCAGACACCACTGGAGGGCAGCACACAGCCAGGCCAGCCTCAGTACCGAGAAGTGCCCATCAG CTACAAGGGCTCCACAGACTCGTACATCGAGAAGGTGATGATCTCGTCCAATGCCGAAGACGCCTTCCTCATTAAGATTCTACTCAGGCAGACCAGGAGGCCCGAGATCGGTGACAAGTTCAGCAGTCGGCACGGACAGAAAG GTGTCTGCGGCCTCATCGTCCCACAAGAGGACATGCCTTTCTGTGACACGGGTATTTGTCCCGACATCATCATGAACCCGCATGGCTTTCCTTCTCGAATGACG ATGGGGAAGCTTATCGAGCTGCTGGCCGGCAAGGCGGGAGTTCTGGACGGGCGCTTCCATTACGGGACGGTCTTCGGGGGCAGCAAAGTGAAGGATGTGTGCGAGGACCTGGTCCGCTATGGATACAACTACCAGGGGAAGGATTATGTCACCTCGGGCATCACTGG TGAGCCACTAGAGGCGTACATCTACTTTGGACCCGTTTATTACCAAAAACTGAAGCACATGGTCTTGGACAAAATGCACGGGCGAGCACGTGGTCCCCGAGCCGTTCTTACAAG GCAACCGACGGAGGGTCGATCCAGAGACGGAGGTTTGCGTCTGGGCGAGATGGAGCGCGATTGTCTGATCGGTTACGGCGCTAGCATGTTGCTGCTAGAGCGACTCATGATCTCCAGTGACGCCTTCGATGTGGACGTTTGTGGACAGTGTGGCCTTCTGGCGTACTCGAGCTG GTGTCACTACTGCAAGTCATCGTGTCACGTGTCGTCGCTGCACATCCCCTACGCTTGCAAGCTGCTCTTCCAGGAACTGCAGTCCATGAACATCATCCCCCGACTCAAGTTGTCACGCTACGAGTGA